From the genome of Athalia rosae chromosome 3, iyAthRosa1.1, whole genome shotgun sequence:
GTTTACGGAGCAATGCTCATAGTGAAACAATTTGCTGTTCACAAATGTGGCCACGAAAAAGAACCTCTGTCAGGTTCTAGATGCCTACGATCCATGATTGGTAAAAATAATCCGAgcaggtaaaaattatttcatgcaCTAAAGTTGAGCAAAAAACACTTGTAAATCATTCCTCTTTCCAGAGACAGAAATAGATGCAAAATTTATGGATGAGAAATTTAAATTTGTCTCCTTATTACAGATATATAATAGCCACACAAGATAGAGATCTCCAAGAAAGCATTAGGAAAGTTCCAGGAGTTCCTCTTATTTATCTACATCAAAAAGCTCCGACGCTCGAACAACCCTCTGCAGCAAGTCAGAAACAAGCATCAGATCATCGTAGCATTTCAGTAGGAATGAACGCACAGCAATCAGAGACAATAACACTATTGAAGAAACAATCAGGTTTGTCAGAAGAAAGCGAGAAACCACTgccaaaaaagaaacggaaaaaaagtggaCCAAATCCGctaagttgtaaaaaaaaaaaaagaaaatcggttACACCTGctcaaattgaaaaacagaaaaacacaGGTAAAgtcaagaaaagaaagaagatcaaGATTCCACAACACGTTAAAGAAGTTTTGAAAAACCAATCTGTCTAGAAATTTCGTTATAAAGTTTTCAAATCTCTGCGTATACACAATTGAAACAGGTTGTTTGAAGATAGCTGTAATCATAGTTATatggtttttatttcatgATTCTTAATAATACTCGGCAAAATCAATCGTACGCGTCGGTAtatgaaatcaaatttattattcaatatttgtgATAATAAAGTATTTGCTTATCTCCGGCCCCTCTGAATCGTGCATAATCTATACGTCTTTTACAATATGCAATCAATAGGGCAGTTCTCTTCTCAATAGTTAGGAATAGCgattaaatttaattacatAATGAAATGATAAGATATTTAGTAACAAGATTAACGTATTAGGAAGGTACCGGACGCGTCGTCTTATTTTGCTTTCTCATCTTCAGTTTGTTTTGTGCTAAGAACGACACTCACTTTTCTAATTAACATTCTACTTGATATTGTACATATTTGTACATACCTAACGTTATTACACAGGAATATCTGCACCATAAATACCCGATAATGCAAGAAGGGCTTCAATTCTGATGATTAAATCTATGGAGATTAATAAAGTTTTATAGGAATTGTATTAAAATACaactacatatatgtataagaagaCAATTGCAGAGATTAgagtgaataaaattattatcataatgaaaaagaatgaaatttgtTTTGAATGCACAGAATAATAAACGCCCAATGCTATTATATTATGAGCATGCAAAATATGATATGATTATGAGCGTTATCCCGCAATTTGAATTCAAGTTTGCCAATTTGTTTAATTCGTTGAAATGCACGACGGTTGAAGGCCTAAGAAGGAATAGCACAGAACAAGTGAAGCCTCTTTTTCCAACAAACAATATCGTTCGACTCAAGAGTAGGttgagaataattataaaaaagggaaacaaaaTTTTAGATCTAAATTCTTCGAATGTTCCAATTGAATATCAATAAGTGATACTAATATTTCTCTCACTGACTTGTTCGAAGGATACCTATCTGGTTAATACACCGGTGTACAAAGATCTGCAATCGCCATATTCTATCAGTATTTTTTCACAAGAGGAAAAGTTCTGACACGTATTTAGCTGCGTGAGGCTGTTTAAgctgaaagaaatttcaatatctacTCGAGCTTCAGGGATGTCAGTCTGGAGAATTAATTGGAAGAAAACAGAAGGCAATAATGAAAGTTCGATTTGTCAAACGTGTTCAAGGTTATCATCAAAGTCAAGATTGTATCAcctaaataattttcagtacCTGTTTCATAACTCACAATGCAAATAATGATTAGAGATAATTACGCTTGCAGTCTTTGATGTGCCGtttctttgttattttgaAACATACACAAGGTCACCTCGGTCTTTTTTCTTAAAATATGAACTTAAACTACAACTGTAtttaacaaaatttgaatcacaGACTTTGGGTTCGTAGGGCTTTGGCAGCCATAGCTAACATTTTCATCTGCCTA
Proteins encoded in this window:
- the LOC105691510 gene encoding rRNA-processing protein UTP23 homolog, which gives rise to MKISRHKKVQKNLSFYVNNFGFRQPYQVLIDGTFTFAALQNKLNIQEQLPKYFQAGTKLLTTQCVIIETEILGPKVYGAMLIVKQFAVHKCGHEKEPLSGSRCLRSMIGKNNPSRYIIATQDRDLQESIRKVPGVPLIYLHQKAPTLEQPSAASQKQASDHRSISVGMNAQQSETITLLKKQSGLSEESEKPLPKKKRKKSGPNPLSCKKKKRKSVTPAQIEKQKNTGKVKKRKKIKIPQHVKEVLKNQSV